In Planctomycetaceae bacterium, the genomic window GTCGAGACGCGAGGCAGCTACGACGCCGCCGATCCGACCGGTCGGGCGATGCGAACGGAAACGCTGTCACTCTGGCGAAAGCGCTGGCAGGGTCTGCGGCGGTGGTTTCTGGACGATGCTGCGACGCCGGCGCAATCGCGACAGTTGCAGATCGCCGCACGAGCCGCGATTCCGCGTGTGCTGGCGCTGGCTCAGCAGCAGCGGCTGCGGCAGGGTAATAAGAGCGACCGGGCGGCCGACTTTCGGGAACTGGCCACGTGGTTTGCCGAAGCGGAGGATGACCGTTCAGCGCATCGACTTTGGCGAGCGGCGTTCGGGCTTTCAGCGGCGCGGCATCTGACTGTCGATGTCGGCCGGCTGCAGGAAGAAGACGCGGATCCCACGTCTGCTGACACGCCCTGGGCGGACGCCCGACCGGTGGTGATCGATCCGCAACTGCGAAAGTCGGGGCGTCAGCGGACTGCCAGCGCGACTCGCGGCATCATCGACACCAGCGATGCCCGACGCGAACTGAAGCGTCGGCTCCAGCGGGAACGGCAGCAGGAGGCCGAGACACGACAGTATCTGGTGGCACTCGGTCGTCGCCGCTTTTCGGAAGCCGATTTTCTGCCCGCTGCGGCGTTTGCTCTGCTGATGGAACTGATCGGTGACGCCGTTGACAACCGTCGCGACCAGCCGGCGTCATTCGGTATTTCCAAAGACGGGCGGCTGAAGATGACGGTCGACTGGTCAGATGATGATGGCGACTCGGTGCACGACTTCGCGGCGACGATTGCCACGGAGGCAGGGCAGTTGAATTTGCGGGATGCGACGTTTGAAATTGAGCTGGTTGAAGGGAAGTGAAGTCGCGGATCTGAAATTTTAGATTTCAGATCTCTAATTTCAAATTTCAAATTTCAGAACTGAAGACTGAAACAGCATGCCGCGCCATTCGACAACTTCACGCCTTACGGCGCCTGAGCGACTGCGGGAAGAAGTCAACGCCCAGGTTGCGCAGGAACGGCGACAGGCGCTGCGAGCATTGCTGATGCGGCCGCTGCTTCCGGCTGGCGGAGAAACGGCGGACACCTATCGGCTGGTGCGGCGTCATCAGGAGCATCTGGCCACGTGGTTTGCTCACTGGCCGGGCTGGACGCTGCGAGTTCAGCCGGGGCTGGCTCGGCTGGAAAAGACGTCATCCAGCGACGATGACGCCACTCGCGGCGCCATCGATCCGATCAACCGGACGCCGCTGACTCGCCGCAGGTATGCACTGTTCTGTTTGACGATGTCCGTGCTGTGCGGGGAAGATCGGCAGACGACACTGCGGCAGGTTGCGGAACGTGTTGAAGCGACGGCGGCCACCAGCGCCAGACTCGCGGCAACCGGATTCGAACTGGATCTGCGAACTCAGCCGCATCGTCGCGACCTGGTTTGTGTCATGCGGCTGCTGAACGAACTTCAGATTCTGACTCGGCTGGACGGTGATGATTCGCTGTATCTGCGAGGCGACGGAGACTGCCTGTACCGGGTCGATCATGCCGTGCTGGGCGCCGCGCTAAGCGTTGCTCGCGGACCTTCGACGGTCGACGAAGATTCGCTGGACGATCGCATGGAAGCCATGCAGGCATCGGCCCGACCCGAAGGTGAGGAACCTCGCAGCCGCGAACTGCAGTATCGGCTGGTGCGGCGAATGCTGGACGATTCCGTCGTCTATCAGGACGATCTGAACGAACACGAAATCGAATATCTGCGATTTCAGCGAGTCCGTCTGGTAGGCGAAGTCGAAGAAGCGACCGGTCTGGCGGCGGAAGTTCGCCAGGAAGGTATCGCTCTCCTGGACGCTGACGGTGACCTGTCTGACTTCCGGTTGCCGGAACAGGGAACTCGCGGTCACGCCGTGCTGCTGGTGGCCGAATGGCTTGCGGAAAAGCGCCGCGACGGGTCTTCGGGAACGGTAACCATCGACGAACTTCGGCAGCACCTGACAGACCTGGCGACGGAACATGAAAGTCACTGGCGGAAGAACGTTTCGGGCGAAGACGGAGTGCAACTGCTGACGGACGACGTGGTGCGCGTGCTGGAATCGCTGCGGTTGATTCTGGTGCGCGGCCATCGCATTCAGCCGCTTCCGGCCATCGCGCGATATCGCCTGGCCGAACCGGAACCGGTCAGCAAGCTTCGCCAGCAGAGTCTGCTGTGAGATCGTCCGGGATCGAGAAGTCCATGGGGTTCCGCCGACAGACGACGGCTCACAACCTGTTCACCGGCCAACACCGTTTACGACCCGGCAATCGACGAAAGTGACGCACACTCCGGAACAATCTTCTTCCACGTCCGGCGGCCTGCTGTTCGATACGGAACAGCATGCTCAGTTGGTGGCCGCGCATCAGCATTCCGTCAACACGGA contains:
- a CDS encoding TIGR02677 family protein: MSPVSQAVISTDPVSRDGGVTAEGSFAALSYLTAEKCSLYHAIVEVFADAKAGFLLHLRPAEVASRLSQLNIAADGGTEGVEAALTQLCHWGVLEAYNDNADVATLADFHRRRLQYQLTAAGEAAQEAAQHFLSRLNRRITLDAAALGRIHDHLSQLSVLVATTPIDGEKAFGTLRQIVADVEDLTTRAQSFFRWLHEQTESRRSDLDAFLEYKERLIEYLTEFVGELVTRGARIADVLNTLAPASDALLDAVTLVETRGSYDAADPTGRAMRTETLSLWRKRWQGLRRWFLDDAATPAQSRQLQIAARAAIPRVLALAQQQRLRQGNKSDRAADFRELATWFAEAEDDRSAHRLWRAAFGLSAARHLTVDVGRLQEEDADPTSADTPWADARPVVIDPQLRKSGRQRTASATRGIIDTSDARRELKRRLQRERQQEAETRQYLVALGRRRFSEADFLPAAAFALLMELIGDAVDNRRDQPASFGISKDGRLKMTVDWSDDDGDSVHDFAATIATEAGQLNLRDATFEIELVEGK
- a CDS encoding TIGR02678 family protein; its protein translation is MPRHSTTSRLTAPERLREEVNAQVAQERRQALRALLMRPLLPAGGETADTYRLVRRHQEHLATWFAHWPGWTLRVQPGLARLEKTSSSDDDATRGAIDPINRTPLTRRRYALFCLTMSVLCGEDRQTTLRQVAERVEATAATSARLAATGFELDLRTQPHRRDLVCVMRLLNELQILTRLDGDDSLYLRGDGDCLYRVDHAVLGAALSVARGPSTVDEDSLDDRMEAMQASARPEGEEPRSRELQYRLVRRMLDDSVVYQDDLNEHEIEYLRFQRVRLVGEVEEATGLAAEVRQEGIALLDADGDLSDFRLPEQGTRGHAVLLVAEWLAEKRRDGSSGTVTIDELRQHLTDLATEHESHWRKNVSGEDGVQLLTDDVVRVLESLRLILVRGHRIQPLPAIARYRLAEPEPVSKLRQQSLL